The halophilic archaeon DL31 nucleotide sequence GCCAATTCAGGTACTCCTGGTTACGCTCGTAGGTGGCTGGTGATTCCGTGACCTGTGTCACGATTCCCATCCGTTCGAACCAGTCCAAGTACTCACGTGCGGCATCGACACCGTGTCCCGCGAGTTCGGCGACGTCGTTCGCCGTTGCTGGACTATCAAGGGCAAGGACGGCGTCGAAAAAATCGTCCCGCGTTCGGTCGCCGCACACCAACTCCTCTGGAGGAGTCAATGCCTCGAAGTCGGGTGCCTCAGAACGTTCATCGGCGTCGGCTGTTAGCTCCTCGCGCGGTTCCTCCATACACTGTCTCCGCACCAAGGAGGAATAAATCTTTTCCGCACGTAATAATCCGTATCGACTAGCCGTGATCTCCGACCTGACTCACAGTTAGTCTGAGGTGGTGAATTGTAGTAGGGTGGACTGTTGTTCGTTCGTTCCCTGGTGAGTAGAGGTATCCAGACAGTCGATTGTCGTCGAAGGACTGATCGTGGGATCGAGATCCTGCAGAAGATGGTGGCCATCCGACGAATCAATTGTTTCGAGGCACTCGCTACAGGCCAATACGAGATAGTAGTCATGGAAGTCTATCTGCCGGTCGGCAGAATCGCCACACCAGTAACACTGTGGAGTTGCCTCCCGGAACCGCTCCAGGAGGCCTTCCGAGTCCATCACCTGGGTAAGGAGGGTGGACAGATTAGCGTGGTCCGACATATCAAGTCGGAGTATCGAAACGGACTCCTCAATCACGGGCCGCAGATTTTCCAACCACGGTGCTATACTGTCCCTAGTCGGATCTGAACGTTGCTTGTCCATCTCTCTGGTCACATGCCGGAGAAGGGTATCTCGTTCGTCCCGCGAGATCGAGAACGTGCAGTACGGTTGGATCGATCCCACGAGCAGAACCAGATGATCAGTGTCACTCATCGCAACTACCACTCTTTATGCGCGAGAAAACGGCTGATCGAGCGATTCGAGTCAGAAGGGGGACAGAGTCAATTCGTGACCACCTTCGCCGACGACCCGCCGTTTCGAGCTGTTGTTTTGCCCTCATCGTTCGGAATAGGTGAAATAACCAGGTGCGTAAAAAACTCTGCCCTGAGAACACCGTGATATCGTCCCACCAGAGCCTATACGGCCAATATCCATATCGAGGGCCCGGAACGCAGACTCACGGCACGACCATATCGCCGACTCGCCTTAGACAGGCTGTAGGAACAAGGGTGCGGCAAGCAACAGAAACACTCTCAGCGAGAGTCTCGAAATGGATTGTCGAAAATCGCCATCGGGAGTTGTCTTCGCGTCCTATGTCGGGGTTCCTATTCGCCGTAACTCGTGATGTCCCGATCCCCGAGCACGCGCGTATACGCGTCGTCGCCGGTTACGTCGGCGAGCCGACCGGCGAGTTCCCGCAGGTCGTCATCGACGCCCCACTTATCGACGTAGTTCTGAACTGCTTTCCCCTTCTCGTAGCGGTAGCGGAGGAACTGAAGTTTGTCGAGGTCTGAAAGGTGGTCGCCACCTTCGCCGTTGACCCGCTCTTCGATGTACGCCCGACGCTTCTCGTTGTCCCAAGTGCCGAGTTCGAAGCCGTCATCTTGGTTGTACAGGTGGGTCTCCTTGAGGTCCTCTGGGTTGGCATTCGTCCCGCGGCAGAGCTTGTTAACGTCGTCGAAGGAGGGGTTCGATGTATCAAGCAGGTCGATGAACACGTCTTCGACGCCGATGTCGCTGGCCTCCTGAATGATGCCGTAGATCTCCTGAACGACTTCCTTCGCGGACATGATCTCGCCGTCGCGCTGCACCTTCCCGTGGTGTTTGGAGTACTCGTGGAAACACGCGCCCATCTCCATCACGCCGATGTCGCCACGTGAGAGGTCGCGGTTCTCTTCGAGTTGCGTGCGGGTGCGACGGGCTGTTCGGTAGATGTCGCGGCGGAGGGAGTTCCACGAGGCGGGTTCGGTGTCGTCAATGGGTCGAGCGACGACGACGATGTCGAAGGAGACGGCTTCACCAGAGATGAATTTGTGAAGATCTGCGGTAATTGGATACGTAGCTGTGACCTCGAAGCCAACATCACAGAGTGATTCAAGAAGTTCTCCCCAGGATTCGGAATCACTATGATGGTATGTGAATGTTAGAACCCCATCGTCTACGAGGCTCTCGTGAACTACCTCAAACCCTTCTCTAAGTTCCATCTCGAAGTCTTCCACGTCCTTCCCCTCGGAAGGGTTCGAAACAATGCTCTCAGTACGTGGTGTGTATTCAGGTTCGAACCACTCGTACTCGTCTTTTAGGATTAATCGAAGCCAGACGTAGAAGAAGTCAGATACTTCGGAGTAAATGATGTTGTCGTAGTACGGCGGATCCGAGATTACAGCATCGAACTCGTCTTCATAATCAAGTTTGCGCATATCCCCCTGTGAGAGGGTGAAGTTTTCGCCAATTGGTTTGGCGAATTCGGGTGTTTCTTTCTTTTCACCGTCGTCCACCCACCGCTCAGTGGGAGCACTGGCATACTCTACCCCACTAATCACCATATCCCAGATGGACTGGAACGTCCCCATCCCGTATTCAGTCCCCCAGACGTTTGCTTCGGCGGCTGCCTGTGGAACGTCAAACGA carries:
- a CDS encoding hypothetical protein (KEGG: hla:Hlac_2763 hypothetical protein); protein product: MEEPREELTADADERSEAPDFEALTPPEELVCGDRTRDDFFDAVLALDSPATANDVAELAGHGVDAAREYLDWFERMGIVTQVTESPATYERNQEYLNWRRVQKLRQEYATEELLDLLKTESERAETLESEFDVESPDDISISDYASETDRSIEDVWESLSAWQTARRRVALLERALTTESGDGADLQSAV
- a CDS encoding hypothetical protein (KEGG: hla:Hlac_2762 hypothetical protein); this encodes MSDTDHLVLLVGSIQPYCTFSISRDERDTLLRHVTREMDKQRSDPTRDSIAPWLENLRPVIEESVSILRLDMSDHANLSTLLTQVMDSEGLLERFREATPQCYWCGDSADRQIDFHDYYLVLACSECLETIDSSDGHHLLQDLDPTISPSTTIDCLDTSTHQGTNEQQSTLLQFTTSD